CCGAGGCCTTCGCTCGGATGTCTGCAGAGGAGATGGCCAGCGCAGAGCTCCGGCAGCTGAGGGCGGAGTACTCGTCCCGCGGGGTGAGCGAAAGGCAGCTTCCACAGGGGGTGGAAGGGACGCAGACGCAGAAGATCCACTGCAAAAGGTGCGGGGGGGCGGACTGTAGGGTGACGCAGGTGTCCAGGGGGGCCCTTTTCTTGCCAGCGTGGGTGAGGCGGGGCGGCCCTGACGAGGACGCAATGACTTTTGTGACCTGCAGCGGGTGTGGGCAGCAGTGGTACCACAGCGGCTGGGTCTGCCTCTGAATCCACGGATCCATTCACCAAACAGAGCGTCTGCAAAATATCATGAACTGTCGTTGTGGCTGATTCGTTTTCTGCCGATTGGCTCATCAATTAAACGACATTTTAACTTGTCATTTTagtgcttttcctgttttcgCCTCAGTGCAAAGATTTCATTTGAAAAGGTGCAACCCAGAAGTGCTGACAACAGCAAAACGAGACAAAACAACAAGACTTTCAGATATTTCCTTTAACACTGGAAGAGGAGGGCTGGTCACAGGACTGCAGAGTggaaacagaggacagagcatTCCTGCAGGACGGAGCGCAGACGTGTGCTTCAGAAAGACGTTTTCAGGCTGCGTCCTTTATTCTGCGTGGCAGGATCCGGCATTTTAAAGTGCGTTCACCAGTGAATCCACACTGTGAAGAGCTGAAGAGCCGAGTCACTGCGGCCTGGAAACCACAGCTTTTCAAGAAGGAcgtctcatcatcttcttcgCGCTGAGTCATTTCCTGCCTCGTCCACTTCATCTATACTTACAGAAGCTCATTAACGACTCCTTCTGGCTCCTCTCAAAGCACTTTCTGCTCAGAGGAATAATGTAGACACACTTTTGACCTTTGTGTGTGCTTCTCTACACGTATTGTAATAATAAATTCTACTCATGTGGAACTTTTCAGGACACTAAAGATGCTTCGGTATGAACGCTGGAACCTCTtagaaaagaaggagaaacatGCCTCGAGCCACCTTACAATATCCCATTCATGTGGAGCAAAGGGGCTCCAGTGGATGAGACATGTGACCTTAGAAAACGGCGAGCATGTGAGTCAGTAATCTGCCGCAGGCGTGGATATCCCATGGTGCTTCACTCAGTCCACGTGGCACAGCGACTCATTTGCTCATCGTCGTCGGGCCTTTCTGTCCAGGCTGAAGAGTCACAGGAACACATTTTGGGACTTTGTCACCCAGAATgttgacaaaatgaacatttaggAGAAGGACAGCAGTCTTCCATAGTTTGTCATGTTTGGCACTGTGGGAAACATCCAGAACGCTGTGTGCTCATTGGTTAGGCTGTAAAAGTGagttctgctttctgttttcatgaaatCTTTCAGCTTCAGGACTGAAACGTGCAGTTCACCGGAAAACACGACAGAATCTCAGCTTTTATCTCACCACCAAGCAACGAAAGCAACTTAAAAGCCTCTTATTTCAACACTGGTTCAACACGACTCGATCAGGTCCAAAGATAAACTCGCCCATCACAAAGGTCAGTCTGAGTCAGACATGGAGCGTCCAGATCCAGTGGGAGTGTGGCTGCTCAGTGTCTCAGCGCCGTGgctgtcctctgtgttgtgtctgcttTCACATGCTCCCTCTTATCACACGGCGGCCTGTCGCATCAGTGCTCTGtcctgtgcgcacacacacacacacacacacacacacacacacacacacacacacacacacatacagagacaggTCCGTCTCTGAGGTGAGAAGCTGGAGGTGCTTCAGGCTCCTTTGGTGAATCTTAACCATCTGCAGAGGCATGCAAACAGACTGTGATAATCTTTAACCCTCTTATCtttaaaacaccttttttttttaaacactctTTTATCTTTAAAACACTCTTGTGTCTACACAGAGCCTGAAGTGGTCAGAGCGTCCTGAAGGTTTTCTGGGGCCCCCTGCAGGCTCCCAGCCCGCCTGTCTggctcctcctcatctctgttcattaatttcagtgttaaaaataaatctttttaaATATTCTCTACTTATTGTGCATATATCTGTTTCCCCAGAAGATAGGAAGTAAAATCACAGTTTGGCCCTGACCGGCAGAGCGCATGACGGGAGGAGGCGTGACGCTCGCGGGTCATATGAGCGTCATCAGCGGCTGTGAGGGCAGAGAGCAGCGGGGTCCGGAGCGCCATGTCACCGGCTGACAGCAGCACCCTGCTGGGATGAGCGAAGGGCTTTAACCGCAGCCGTGACCGCCGCACAGACAGGTACAGTCACTGGATGACAAACTTAAATCTCAACGGCAAAAAACTCACTTTCTGTCCTTTTAATCGCTCGGCAAAGTCTGAAGTAGCAGTGCGCCCATTATCGGACAGCAACAGTTTGCCGTTAAGCTTCCATTATCGGACAAACCCAATTTCCTCAAAATACGGACGGGACTACAGAGCAGAGTTCAATATTCAGTCACCTCAAAGAAGGTGAGTTCTCGTTTTGGAGTGATAAACCTCTTTTTATTAGTTAATTATGTTGGAGCTCCGCTAACTGAACTCGGCAAATCTCCGGTTTGGATTCGTTTGGCAGTAATATTAACGTGagttcactgtttgtgtttcctcctctgtcgtGTCTTCTACCGACGTGTCATGTTAAGTTCAATATTCTAAATAAAAGCGACGAAGGACATGAACAGTAAAGTGTTGGTTTAGAAGAAGAAATGGCAAAAAACACGCGCGTCCGAAAATGGATCTAACTAGTGGTCGTCACTTGAAGCCGCAAAAAATCTGGAGTTGTAGCGCAAATAACGCCGCAATTAACCGAGTTTGAACACAGTTTGCACCCGGAAGGCTGCTGAAGTTAACTTTGAacttcaaaatgttgttttcgTCTGTTGTCACACCTGATAGCTGCAGTAACCGTACTGTCACTGCTATAAAACGCATTTATTGATAGGTGATCAGCGCGCTGCGAAGCTCCGCATGCGCACAGGAGACCCCGCTGATGGAGCACAAAAGGCTCCTGACGAGCACCTGGAAGACATGATGGAAATATTATAGTTTGCAGGTTTAAATGAACTCACGGTTCATAAAACATTCATTGCTTTATTGGAAATAACACAAAGGGCAGCTTTCTCATATGAGGGAGAGTGAagcacatgactgtgtgtgtgtgtgtgtgtgtgtgtgtgtgtgtgtgtgtgtgtgtgtgtgtgacaggagcaTCCCTGCATCATCAGTGTTTTATGGTCTCAGGACAAAGACATCATTTAGCTGCAGAGATGAACTCCTCCCTTCATTCACGTATTTAAACTCTGTTCTGACTGCAGCAACATCTGCACGAGTTTACTCAACACCTGCAGTAAGAAGTTTGAATTTAGCCATTTTGTAGACAAAACAGTTAATCAAGATAGTGATTTTCAGAACTGAAGTGACCTTAATGTCCCTTAAATGTCCCCAAactcagtgtgtttcagagaaTCCTCCATCGGGAAGTCGTGCCGTGTTGTGCAGAAATAATGAACAGTCATACTTATCATGTGATGATGGACTGGATTCATTGTGACtgtgatgctaagctaaccgaaGCTAAGTAAAGCTGCCGTCTGCTGGAAAAGAAGGAAGCTACAAACACACTTGAAGAAAGCAGTAGATTTTTGGTGGAGCTCGTCTGCTCCGGCCTGTGATGGATGAGCTGATGGTGTAGCAGAGCTCCTCCTCGCCTCCCCTTTAAACCTCCTCCTGGAGAGATTTCCCGCTTTCATCTCAGAGCTTTGTTCTGGTATGTGGGTGGACTGACTGCGTTTAGCTTCAACTGGTATGTTAAGTATGcgagtgtgtggtgtgtgattAGGTTTGTGCTTAAATCCTGACTTTCTGTGCAGCTGAGCTGTGAGTGGGTGCAGTCCTTCGGCCACGTGGTGATCTGTGAACTTAAAtactctctgcctctctctcccccagaTCGCTGACAAAATGACGTCTGTGTGCTGAATTAACGGTGAGGAGTTCTGACATCTTCTCTCTGTTGTTAAATGGCATCACTAGCGGGTGACTCAGCTGTCCTGTGATCAGTGTCCTCGGGACGCAGGCGGGGCAGGAAGTTTATGAATCgattttaaagcattttaaatgtgatGATATGATTGTAAATTCAGTTTCTTTgacttttggactgttggtcggacagAACAAACCACTGGTTGTACAGTGTgagatttgttttgctttttgatgTCTAAGTCGAAGCGTTTGTGCTCCTCAGGTGAAACCACGGTCTCcactcttcctgtttccagacTTCAGAACAGCAAAACCACATTTGTCCCTGTTCACTGCAGCCATGACGTCCAAGTCAGCCCTCCTGAAGGTGATCCTCCTGGGCGACGGCGGCGTCGGCAAGTCATCGCTCATGAACCGCTACGTCAGCAACAAGTTTGACTCGCACCTCTTCCACACCATCGGCGTGGAGTTCCTCAAcaaggagctggaggtggacgGCCACCACGTCACCCTGCAGATCTGGGACACGGCGGGTCAGGAGCGCTTCCGCAGCCTCCGCACGCCTTTCTACCGCGGCTCCGACTGCTGCCTGCTCACCTTCAGCGTGGATGACGGACAGAGCTTCCGCAACCTGGCCCACTGGAAGAAGGAGTTCCATTATTACGCTGACGTGAAGGACCCCGAGAACTTCCCCTTTGTGGTGCTGGGCAACAAACTGGACGTGCCCGAGCGGCAGGTGTCGGGGGACGATGCGCGACGTTGGTGCCGTGAGAACGGCGGCCACCCGTACTTTGAGACAAGCGCCAAGGATGCTACGAATGTGTCTTCAGCCTTTGAGGAGGCGGTCCGTCGCGTCCTGGCGTTGGACGACCGAGCCGATGACCTGATCCACACCAACACGGTggacctgcagaggaagagtcCCTCCGAGTCCACCTGCTGCTGAGCCCAGCGCTCACTGCGACTCCTGCAGGAGCTCGTGTGAGGCCTCAGCCACAGACCGCTCGGCTCTGATTTCATGAGTCTGTAAAAGAGGAAGCGGTGTCTGTTCTGGGACTCCTGTGTGCGATGGCCACAGATAAACCTCTGATCATCATCCACACTTTTAAGAAGACATATTTTGACCAAAATTGAAAAGATTTTGTGCCAATATTTGGCAATTTCACCACATGAGAAGAGTCTCAACACTGCGTTCCAGACAGGTTCAGACTTCAGCTCTAGTTTCTGATGCAGTCTGTGTTTACAGGTCTGCTTGTGGTCAGTGACGAGCCTCCACTGTATCGGAGGTCACTGGCTGAAGGGAAAGGCCTGCAGGGACTTTCTCTGATAAGAGCTGAAGCATGTCACTGAAAGTCGTAACAattcctgaaacacacaaaccatcTGAAACTGTCAAAGGGTTTTTGTTCCGGCAGTTTTGATGTCCCTGAAGCAGCTTTGGCTCGAAGTTGTCACCCACAAAAAGAGAAGTCCTGAGattaacattaacacacacatctctgtggTAAGAAATGAATGAGATGCATTACTTTGAATCACATGATTAACCATCTTCTGTACCAGAGATCTCACAAATGTTGATTGGAAATTGGTCAGATGAGTGACGCCGTGATGGAGTTCAGTGTTTCATGGTTTCTGGATGGCTGATAAACTTGCTGCTGTTATTAATTTCCTGTGTAGAAATATTTATCAATCACGAACGCTCCTCGCTGATCAGAAGTGGAGCACACTGTGGCCCTCTTTCAGGCAAATCACACCCACCATTTTTACACTGGAAATAAACCTGCAGCCAGCATCAAACTGGAgaaaaatcagctgtgtgtgtgtttgtttgttggaggTGTAATCCCCTCTTTGTCCACAAGAGAGTGCTCACGTATCAGAAGTGAGCTAAAAGCCCAGTGTGTGGCCTCTCAGTGACACTGGCCATCTCAGGTGTGAGTCCCAGCAGCCGTGCACGCCCACGCACGTGCTTTCACTCATCGGCCAGGCTGAAGTTGCAGAGCTTTTCTGGGAATGATGTGGGCTCAGCACATCGtacgttaaaaaaaaacatgtttccataAAAGGAGCAGCTAAATTGGAGAATGAGGGAGATGTAAATCAAACAGAGCTGCCCACACAGTTCACGGCAGGTAGAAAGGGGAATCACCTGTGTGGGTGCACCGTGGATGTGGAGGGTCTTTAAACTGCTCGGAGGATCCAGTCTGCAACTGGGAGTTTATTTTAAGATCACAGCCAGTTTTCATGTCAGATCTCCACAGAAAGAAATTAATACTGACTTTTTAAGAAACCAGTGTGAACTTTTCTTGAAAGTGAGTCGACGTTTGCCTGTTTGAAGGTTTTCCACTGTGTcagcacagactgacaggctgtGTCTGATTCAGTCATCAGCAGCACCTGTTGCAGGTGACTTCTGGATGACTGaaacgctgcaaacacaacaaacatgcaGGGTTTCTGGAGCTCTGTCATGCACTCGCTTACAATCAAAAATTGTGTCAACTGCATTATCCTGTGGTAGAAGGAGAGGTTCTGTAGGTtaaatcatttcattcactCATGTGGTCGATTCGAGCTGACATTAGTGGGTGAACCGAGGAGTCGGCACAGAATTAATCAGCAAATAGTTTGAGAACTGAGCATTTCAGGCTATTTCTGAAGCAGACGAGCCAAAACACTGGtggttctgttttttttttggtgaatttCTTTTATATAATTGTTAGTTCCAGCTCTGAAGCAATGCCTTGTTGTATGTTATCACCTTTTAAATCTGAGTTTGTAACCATAAACAGGAAATAATGAAATTCAAAGACCCAAACACAAGAACGAGACAGGAGACGAAGGCGTCACGATAATAAAAAATATCGGTTTTACTAGAGAAGGTTACAAAAATCATCACTATATAGGAGTCATAGAACTATTTccaacttaaaaaataaaaccataatgAAACACCTACAGGGACTACAATGCCATCAAAGTACAATGGAGTTTTCTTTAGAAaagtgggtggagggggggtgtggaggaggggggcaaACACCGCCTACCATAGTTGTCGGTACAATTGACTACACATCACCTGAAAAACTGTAAAGACACAGTCATGTCTCCTTCATGCAAATAACGAGGAAACAACAACACCCTGACACGCATCGTCTTATAGGAAATTGAAGTTTGTCTTTACACCAACCTGCCGGCAAAAGCACGTATATTTATCAAACATAACACACATGGCAATATAGTCCTTTTTTATACAGAAGAGACAGCTGCACACATGGACGATACTGACATGCTTCATCTCATCAAAGTTCAAAaaggtttcttcttctttttttttttttttttttgagggtaAGCTAACCGGTGATGATCAATATAGAATATAGTTCATGATTATTAAAGAATATCTGATTATAAAATTAATGTATGAAAATTCCTGACTTGTTTTATTCAGAGTGTAAACATCCAAAACAGTCTCTGTGGCTCATATGAGAGGCATGACGttagaaaggaaagaaaaaaaaaaaagcgactTTTGTCTCAACTCACGTGTTGATGAGTCACTCATTTGGCTGGCCATCGAAAAAATAAGAAGCAGAAACAAGTTGAATAAAATCATTATTACTGAATCACAAGAAGAACTCAGCTGCCTAAAActgataaaacattaaaaatcaatttccatattttttttgtcacgTTTTAAAATGTATACGTCACAAGCACCTCAAtccatatcatatcatatcatgaCTGCACTGTATCCCTCTCACGACATATCATTCAAGATGTTACATTACAATTATTATATCAAATGCAGAACTAGTATTTGAGTGCTAAACACATATCTCAAAGGGTACATTTACACATATCTGTGGAAGAAAATAACTGAGCATGGCTGTGCTCTCCCTGTGCCGGGAGAGGTGAAAGTCGAGATCTTTTCGGGTGATTCGTCTATTTACAGGTGAACTTCATCGGCAAGAGGAGGGATTTTAGGAGGTGACGGTGTAATCGACGCGGGATGGTGTTCCAGTCCGGTCAGGGTCAGCGTTCAGAGGGTGAAGCTTTGGAAAAGAACACAACTAGTGAAACTCAGATTTGGTTTGATTCCTgaggtgtgtgtctttgtttgcgTTAAAAGACCGAGACGGATGGACGTTCGATTCCTGCTGCCGCTGGTGACGAGTGGAGCGAAAACCAGAGAGGTCTGAAAAGCAACAGTTTGGCATTTATTCACTTTCCTGCCGAGACTCAGACGGAAGATTGACCCCACTTTCATGTTCGTAGGGTAAATATCAAGCTAAGGCTAGCAGCCGTTAGCTTAGGCTGAGCCGCTGCTGGAGACAGTTAGCTTGTCTTCAAGCAGAAAGAAACTAAATCAGTGTTTCGATCTTCTCAACTGTCTCTTGACAAGAAAGCgaatgagcatatttcccaaaatgattCCCTCAATAAACGTTAGCTACACGTCCGGCCTTAAACTAACGCTTAATACCTCGGTGCTCACGTAAATGCACAACAATCCTTGAGATACCACATGATTTGAGTCTTTTAGGTATTTCTATGAGGGGGGGCTGGGGTGCGTTGTGTTTTAAGGGATTTTCGCCTCCCTTATTTCTTTTGTTTCGTAATAGTGCAACAACTTATCGAGCAATAGCAATAAAAAGTCTAAGATGGAGAAGAAAGTAAAGGAGAAAAACCTATGAGCGCAAAAacataaagaagaagaagaaagatcaTAAGAGTACCTGGCATACTTTCAGagagtattaaaaaaaacaacaacattcgTACACATTCGCACaatatattcatattcatatatatatgcatataaaacaccaaaaaacGGAGGAAGTTGGTCGCTGCCTGGCTTCCCTGTGGCTGAAGCAGACAgtgaacaatgttttttttaggctGTTAGGAGTTGTGTGTTGAGAGGCTGTGCTGGCTCAGGGCGCGAGGCCATCACAGCCGGGCCACGTTCACGAGCCGGCGCCCAAAAGTACGGGGGAGGAGACGCTTCTGAACTGATATATCGTACCTGAGCTCGACCCCGGCGGGCGAGCTCTCCTGTTCTGAAGCATCCGCCTCCGTCTGGGCCTGCCGCCTCTCCTGAGCCTCTATTCTCTTCCCCTCTGGTGTGAGCCCGCGGCTCTTAATCAACATCACGGAAGGGAAGAGGATGGAGCATCAGGAGGTGGGGGGACTATCAAACATGACCGAGGTGGTTTGTTTTTAACGCAGGGAGGGGTGGGTGTTGGGTGTTGCAGGGTGGGGGTTGAGATGTGGAGAGATGGGTGGTGGCGGGAGAGGATCGCTTGTCCTTATGAGTAGGAGGAGGAGTTCTGGCCCTCCTTGGAGCGCGCCTCAGCCTCCAGATCCTGGTCGTCCTTGGTCTTGATGTCCTGGTAGTCGTGCGTGGAGACGGCGCTCTTCAGGTAGGCCCAGTTGGCCGCCAAAATCATCAGGTAGTGGATCTGAGGAGAAACGGACATGTTCTTCATTCACTttacagacaggaaatgatgcgCAGGGGAGACTGTAGCCGTGTCCCACGTCCACGCTGCACACTGATCTAACGTCGCACGATTTACAAACACTcatgtgaaaagtacgacggctgtgcaaacacagcctGCTCGCTGACAACGCTTGATTTCTTtggtctgtgctgctgatggaaacTATTCTCCCACCATGCAGTGCACAAAGGAAACGTTAGAGCTGCGACCAGCTGCAAAAAATTACAACCAATCATGGAGAAATGAAGAATTACTGATTTTTGGAAAAACCATTTTCCTTTATTATTGAAGTTTGGTTGGCGTGACGCTCTGAAGTCACGAGGTTTGACTGTggtctgcttctttttttcattatttcctgtttgtataACAGTGTGTTGATTTCCCTCTTTCCTGTAATGATCAGCACACAGTGCGTTCTGTCCACAGTCAGTGTGCAGCGGTGGGACTCAGTGTGTCAGGTTTGCAAACAAAGCTGAATTTTCATTACTTTTCACCACAAGttgctttaatgttttaaacatttcctctttgtgttgcattgtgggacaatCACACTTAATTTCGTCTGTTTCCACTGTGAACAGACAAGAAACTCAGACTCTGCTTCCAGGTAATTCCACTAATAGTGAAATCACCTGGTCGTCACCTGGAGGTCACTAACAGGGAAGAACATCTTCACGTTGCACAGATTCACTTTAGCTCAGATgctttcctctcatctcactGTTCTGGATCTCCTTCTGCTGCCTGAGGACGTTAGCTGGAAAGCATGGCAGCGCAGAGGGCTGTCAGGTGACTCAGTGTAACATCTGGAGAGGTGCTCATTGCTTTTTTTAGTCCTCCGTTTCCCTGGATGTGAAACAAAACAGTCCGCCTCCGCAGCAGAGTGAAACACTGACCCCGTCTACACACGCTCGCGCAGCAGAGGCGGGCTGCAGGCTCGGCTCTCAACCCGTAAGGCGACGCGCTGACGGACGTGAGAGGCGGGGTTGCCGTGGCAACAGAGAAGCACGCCATGGCAACGTGCATATTTTGAGGAGCCCATTATCGGAGGGATCGCGAGCAGCTTACCAATGCGATGACGGTGGCACCCGCGCCGGCGAACGCGACGATGTAGAGGTGGTAGGACAGGTAGAACTGTGGACGAGAAGAGGGAAAGAGTGAGGAAGCAAAGGGATGACAGAGGACAAGAGAAGACGCCACGTCCTGTCCTCTCACCTCGCTGGTGTTACAGATGTCTCCCAGTGTGGCTCCACAAGCTTTTCCCGGCGTGGCGTTCCACGGAATTATACCTACAGGATCAGAGAGATGAAACATCACAGGAGTGCCGCGTCTCATCGGAGACAAGAAGCTTTTTCCTCCCCCGAGACTGCGTGATTGAAAGCATTATGACTTAGGCTCGGATAAAGATTAAAGGAGACAGGGCCGCCGCTGTCCGGGCCTCTGAGCCCCTCCTACAGGAGAAATATGGGTCATTATTTTGATTCATATcttcactgtaaaaacatttttgagaACTGGCTAGAAAAGCTTATTCTAGGCTGCGCTCATCCtcgacttcttcttcttcttcttctacagttAGAAATATTAGTACCCAAACATTTCGCTCATCAACTGTAGCTGCTGATAATCATTTGA
The sequence above is a segment of the Chaetodon auriga isolate fChaAug3 chromosome 23, fChaAug3.hap1, whole genome shotgun sequence genome. Coding sequences within it:
- the LOC143316049 gene encoding ras-related protein Rab-9A-like, producing the protein MTSKSALLKVILLGDGGVGKSSLMNRYVSNKFDSHLFHTIGVEFLNKELEVDGHHVTLQIWDTAGQERFRSLRTPFYRGSDCCLLTFSVDDGQSFRNLAHWKKEFHYYADVKDPENFPFVVLGNKLDVPERQVSGDDARRWCRENGGHPYFETSAKDATNVSSAFEEAVRRVLALDDRADDLIHTNTVDLQRKSPSESTCC